DNA sequence from the Carassius carassius chromosome 6, fCarCar2.1, whole genome shotgun sequence genome:
cacacacacacacacacacacacacacacacacacagccgtgaacacacacacacacacccgtgaacacacacacacacacacacacacacacacacacacacagccgtgaacacacacacacacacccatgaacacacacacacacacacacacacacacacacacacacacacacacacacacacacacacacacacacacacacacacacacccatgaacacacacacacacacacacacacacccatgaacacacacccatgaacacacacacacacacccgtgaacacacacacacacacacacacacacacacacacacacagccgtgaacacacacacacacccatgaacacacacacacacacccgtgaacacacacacacacacacacacccgtgaacacacacacacacccatgaacacacacacacacacccgtgaacacacacacacacacacacacacccatgaacacacacacacacccatgaacacacacacacacacacacatgaacacacacacacccgtgaacacacacacacacacacacacacacacccatgaacacacacacacacacacacacagccgtgaacacacacacacacacagacagcagtgaacacacacacacacacacacacacacacccatgaacacacacacagccgtgaacacacacacacacacacagacagcagtgaacacacacacacacacagccgtgaacacacacacacacacacactcgtgaacacacacacacacagccgtgaacacacacacacacacacacccgtgaacacacacacacacacacacagccgtgaacacacacacacacacacacacacacacacacacacacccatgaacacacacacacacacacacacacacacacacacatacacagccgtgaacacacacacacacacacacacacacacacacagacagcagtgaacacacacacacacacacagcagtgaacacacacacacacacagctgtgaacacacacacacacacacacagccgtgaacacacacacacagcagtgaacacacacaccgtgaaaacacacacaccgtgaacacacacacacacacagcagtgaacacacacacacacacacacacacacacagcagtgaacacgcacacacacacacacacacacacacacacacagcagtgaacacacacacacacacacacagcagtgaacacacacacacacacacacacacagcagtgaacacacacacacacacacacaaaattgtattttgttttgtgtaaggaaaagatttaatttatttattgaattattcattattcactgaaaatcgcCCCCtccagaattcaaatgagccacgCAAATGATGTAAGGAGAGTTTGCAACACTTTTTGCATGTGCACCATGAGCATGGCAGATCTGAACATTAGGAATCATCTGTGGGAACCAGTGCAGTCTCAGGCTTAAAGATGCCCTGTGTAGTGTGTGAAAATGTGCCCTCGCACTGAACCCGAGCCATGCCAGATCAGTCCTTGAACCTCTGCAGCATCTCACAAGTCTTCTTGTCCAGAACCTGGTGAATCCTCTTGAGGCGTCGATCAGATATTGGTCTGACATAGCTGTGGGGCAGGATCACGGCTGTGCCGTCCTGCACCTCTCCCATCACCAGCAGGGGGAGCTGGTGGTGCTGCGTGATGTTGGGACACGGGCAGCTCCAGTCCATCTGCACCAGCAGCACCTCCAGGTGTTGTGTTTCAAAGAGCTGCAGGCCCATCTTCTCATCACGCAGCACCTGCTCCAGGTGGAATCGCGCAATTCCAGAGTCTAGTTCCTCAATGATTTCGGTGAGCCGTCCCACGATGGCAAAGTCACTGCGGCAAAGACTTGCCAGGATTTTTCCTTTCGGTCGGCAGCTTTTACACTGACGCTGCTTGGGCTGGGGGCAGCTGGCTTCACAGTCTTCACGTGTGTGGAAGTTGTTCTTGTTGGCGAGGCAGCCGCCGTAGACGAACGCCAGGCACTGCTTCATGAGGCTGTTGTAGGCCCAGCGCGCCTCCCAGAGCTTACAGGGACCCTGCACGGCCGGCAGCGAGCACACGCCCAGCCCCTCGCGCTGACACGACGCCCGGCACTCCTCGTACGTCTCGAAGCGGTTGCGGCCGCCCTCACAGCCTCCATGCACAAACTCATGGCACTCGCCCCGGGCCGCGTCGTAGTACCAGTCCACACGCTTCTCGCCACACTCACCCCGCTCCAGGGCAGCCAAGCAGTCGGCCGGCGAGAACGGCTGTCCCAACGGCAAACCTGCCTCTGGGTCATCGAAGAAGTCCTCGCTGTCACGCCTCACGACAGAAAGCGGGTAATCGGCGCGCAGTGCTCCTGCGGTGTTTCGTGCGATGCAGGTGTATATCCCTGTGTCCCACACCTGGGCGTTATACACCACCAGCTGACCAATGTTGGTTATGACGACATTCCCATACATCTGGTCCGGCCGCATGACGATGGTCTCTCCTCCCTCGGACTGCTTCTCCCAGGTGACGTCCGGCTTCGGGTGTCCGATCACGTCGCAGTGGAAGCTGGCCGTGGCGCCCTGGTAAATCACCTGCTGCTGTGGGTTGGAGTAGAGCGTCGGCGGGAAGGGCTCGGAGTCGGCAGATGCAGACGTGGGTTGAGCAGTAGTGTCCTGCGGCAGAGGACTGGTGTTTGGGCCAGACAGATGATAACGGCAGGTGACCACGGTGAGTGTGATGCCCTGAACGCAGGCCTCTGCATCCATGTAGCAGCGGTTGAAGTACGTGAGGCCATCGGAGGCGCAAGTGAAGCTGGGCTCACTCTCGCAGTGGTCGTGACATTTACACACCGGCTGGCCCTCCCACACGTCACACACCGCCCCCTGCTGGCTGCACACAAACCCATCACAGCTAGCCACGCCCCCCGCCGAAACCCCGGCCCCCGACTGAGCATCATCGGAGCCGTCGGACACACGGGACGCCACGCAGCTCAGCAGGCCACACACGTTCGTGCAGCACTTCTCAAAGGCAGCGCAATCCtgtagaaacacacacaaacacacgtcttCGTTTTACACAATCATGCTTCACGTTTCATTGAACTATTTGGTTACACACTATTTTGAATGTCCGCTGTAGACATTCTAtcaactataagtaactttgcaactatatGTCATTCTAACTCTCATTAGAatattagggttagagttagtaaAATAAGTTGACATGAACTTGGGGGACcttcaaaataaaatgatagCAGATATTAACAGTCTATTAATAATCTCTAAAGTCCATTTACATTattccatctgtgtgtgtgtgtgtgtgtgtgtgtgtgtgtgtgtgtgtgtgtgtgtgtgcgcgcgtgtgtgtgtacttcacattttttctttctacag
Encoded proteins:
- the wfikkn1 gene encoding WAP, Kazal, immunoglobulin, Kunitz and NTR domain-containing protein; protein product: MWLSGSLLRLLCSLLLMRLCAFAADHPGVCPNHLNLNLWVDAQSTCERECQTDQDCAAFEKCCTNVCGLLSCVASRVSDGSDDAQSGAGVSAGGVASCDGFVCSQQGAVCDVWEGQPVCKCHDHCESEPSFTCASDGLTYFNRCYMDAEACVQGITLTVVTCRYHLSGPNTSPLPQDTTAQPTSASADSEPFPPTLYSNPQQQVIYQGATASFHCDVIGHPKPDVTWEKQSEGGETIVMRPDQMYGNVVITNIGQLVVYNAQVWDTGIYTCIARNTAGALRADYPLSVVRRDSEDFFDDPEAGLPLGQPFSPADCLAALERGECGEKRVDWYYDAARGECHEFVHGGCEGGRNRFETYEECRASCQREGLGVCSLPAVQGPCKLWEARWAYNSLMKQCLAFVYGGCLANKNNFHTREDCEASCPQPKQRQCKSCRPKGKILASLCRSDFAIVGRLTEIIEELDSGIARFHLEQVLRDEKMGLQLFETQHLEVLLVQMDWSCPCPNITQHHQLPLLVMGEVQDGTAVILPHSYVRPISDRRLKRIHQVLDKKTCEMLQRFKD